CACATATTCGCGTGTGCACATGAGACCACTCGCACCATTTTCACACAGATTATCCCCCAAATGCTAGACAGATTTCACCTCCTGGTTCAGTCATGCTAAGACAGAAATATTCAAGAAAAGTAGGCATGTCAAGCTGTAATGGAATGAGTAAGATCTCATCCCAAAAGCCAAAACCAAAAGCTGAACTTTGGTTGAGTTTTGATACCATAAAAAGGTCCTATGTGCATTTCAAATATGCAATTCTGATATAGTATACAGCCatatgtcatgttttatttttgtatttgtattgtatgtattgtatgtagtgtattgtattttgcatttgctgtCTTTTTCTTGATGTCTGTTTATCAttctcaatcaatcaatctttatagcgtcaaaaaaacaaacaaaaaaaaaaactttgccatgaattttttttttacactttttactGCAATTTTTGTTATTGAATTTGAATTGTATTTTTACCTAAACATTACAGACATTACATACcgtaataatttaatataagaGGCTACATTATGAACGAattgatgttttgttgtcaaGCACGGTAACGCAGAAATTCTGCCAACACTGAGTTTCTCTATCAATACATTGCTCATACTTCTGACTGAgtcatcatcagtgacatcagccCAACAAAAATGCAGTCTTCACATCTTCCTCTGACATCATGGCTTAGTGtaatgaaaactaaaacaaaaataaaaactacacaaAAGCGTTGGGAGGGACTACGTGCGAGTGATCTTTGCCACAGTGACTTTTAAGAAAAGGAACTAAATTTATTTAGCCAAGTGAGTCTGGGCTTCCCCCAGTTCAGCTACACGCCTGTCCCTATAAATATAAGGTGCAATGGTGAACTTGTTTCAGCATTGGAACAGCGACTTCAAGATGGCAAGCATCTCACTGCACATGGTAATTCATTTCAATCTTCTATGTGTAGTTTTATGTATAGCATTTAATTGTTTAGTTACTGCTATGGAgcctgtttatgtgtgtgttgggcgtATTTGACAAACCATGAGATTTTCTCTCCTTACACATTTTAAGATTTCCACTGGCTTACTGCTAATATTCAGCAACCAGACTGTTTCACCGAAATGCATCACCCCGGAGAGTATTCAGAAGGTTGAGAAGAACTACATGAGGCAGTGTCATGGATGCAGGCATCTGGACTCGGACGACGTGACGTGCTCCGGCCGGCCCCTGCAGGCGGGATCGCAGACGCTGCACAACCGCTCGCTGTCGCCCTGGTGCTACAGGTGAGCGCGGCCGGCCCTTCACTGCACCCTCTGTCCTCGGACAGGATATCTGAATAACGTGAGGTCATGACATCACGTAGGATACAAAATGTTTCTGTAGATGGCGAAGGCACGGcctaattgacttacattcagtCTGTACAGTAGGCTATTTCCttaatcttagccataaccagaatcagaatccgaatcagaaatactttactgatccccgaggagaaattgggtcagttgcagttgctcaaattcacaacattaaacacagacagaatagCAAGGGCACCATTTGAAATATCTCAGTAGGAATGTCTATTCGTTGGTTGTGTTAAAGGGGCTAAACTTAGAACAGGTTAAAGCTGACTTTCTAGACATACAACGAGACAGGCTGTTGCATAGTGTGTGGATTGCATCAATTctacatttcttttctttctttcagacCACTTGCATCAAAAGGAAACAGCAGGAAACAGCATTGATGCCAATTGAATCCCTGCCTAGGTGTAGAGGAGGGTTTGCTATTCAGTGACACAACAGACATAATTGATCCTCACTTTTGCATCATCGCAGTAGAGAACAGGGAGAAGAAGGCAGTGAAAGCCTGTTTTATTTGgtaaaatgcaagaaaaaaaatcatcctgttAAGAATGAGGGAGTCAGATGGGGAGCCTGAAATCCCTCAGTCAAGGTCAGGGAATGCAAGATAGGGTTACATGGACGCTTGCAAGGCACAGTGAGAAAGGCTGTTATCAGTAAAGAGGAGCTTACTCCTGTTGCTGAACTATGCAAACATTTTCCAGAACACATGGACTCTTTAAAACGTGACTGTGAGAGACTACAGGATGATGACAATGTGCGAAAGTTTCCTCATAACTTTCAACGCAGATGGAAGGAGGTGACAGGCAGCCCATGGAATCATAAAGTTCTGCACCTCTCTCTACCTCCCCCAACTATGACAGTGTACTagggccactgcagggagaaaataaaactagggagctggaggaggggggtaatattcagagaaaaaactcaatattaaagatgtaaatttacgagaaaatactaacaaatttataagaaaaaaaaccctgaatatTCTGAGtttataaagtcataaatttatgagaaaaatacagcgaaaatagtttttctttttggtcaAGGAAGCACATGGCTTGACTTTGCAACATTGGAGATGTTGGAGAAAACTGGTCACACAAAGTCGTGGAATtatcattttcacatgtgattggctTCTGAACTataatgtgaaaacaacatgaaatcacatgagaCTCGcatcttcacatgtgaattccaCATTATCACATCACATTCTCACATGTGAACTATAGTTTTCACAcgtgaaaacaacacatttccacactttcacacacaactGGATCCTTCTCATGTGGACTATaactttcacatgtgaaaacatgtcaaatgaaatcacatgtgatatttgcatcttcacatgtgaattccaCACTTTTCACGCATAAATGCTTATTCACATCTGAACTACAACTTCCACATGTGACTTGATGTGGAGGCAGACCACCATAACCATAGAAACCAGCATTGCTCAGTATCAATTTATTGACATGAATATATTCCAATAATTTTCTGGCAAGACCTGAGATAATCTTCTTAATAAATGACCGATGTTGGGAAGGTTCCTTTTGAACTGGAATGTCTAACAGATTGCTAATTACCATGTTAAGAATGTGAATGTTTCATCAATGATATGTAACTTATTACATCTGATTATttcttgattgtttttttttaacaaatgttttaaactggGCTGTAAACCTGAAATGTCCTAAAAACGTAAACTGAAATCAGGCAGTGTAAACCTTTTATTAATAGTTTGTCAGTGTAACTTAAATTAAGATTGGGAtgttgttcttttattttttaagcactacaaccaaaacaaataaagttataTCAGCTTTTAACCAAGACGAATATATTCGGATGTTACCCTCTCAGAATCACCAACATTTTTAATTAGTAACTGTATTTTAATTAGGcctttgtatatttttttctcagtaattgTAATggaataaaattacatttattttgtaatttaattatataACTCTATTACGTGTCACTGGTTACTCCCCGACATTGTACATAGGCAAAACACATAGGCTAAATGTTACAACGTCGTGATGAGGTCCTCAGCTGCAGACCTGAGACTGTGAGTGCAGTGAGTGGCTGATCCAACCTGCACAGTCAACACTTGTATCTCATTggccaaaaagtaaaagaaaaaatatttttctgatgtgtttttttttttttttttttttttaagttgtgacattaatctcagaatttcaagtttttttctcggACTatcacctccccaccccccaacagCATATTTTTCCATACGGTGGCCCATATACACCATTGTATAAATAGTCTACAAATACGCTATGATACTCCATAATAAACTTCAACTTCTTCTTTTGCATATCTGCTacaaagttttttgtttttctctccaccaCATACAGAATAACATCATCTCTGACTCCACGTTGTTGTCCCACAGCCTACAGTTCAAGCACACTGGAGCGGCAGCTGCAGAGGTCCCGCTCTCGCTCCAGCGCTCATTGGAAATGAATGGCTGCCTGCCGCGTCTGCCGCTTCTGCCGCTTCTGCCGCTCCCTGTGCGACCCGGCGCGGTTCAGACTCTAATTTTATTTCCTCGTTCTTCAAAGGCAAAATCTGTTCTGCAGACGGACTCTCTGAAATAGTCGAACTACTCGAGGCTTCATCTAGACTTTATCTGACCTCCTGAGTTATAAGCTAACTAAATGTTTCTACCAAGTAGCTAATTTGTACTACATTTGCCTGTGAGCTCCTGGCCGGCATAAAGTTTGGAGCTATGGCTGACGGTcgtgaagaggaggaaagaggactTGAGCAGGGTGCTGTGGGTGGGGAAGGTAGGTGACAGACCATGTAATATATTAGGCCTATATTAAattgtgaacatgtaatatgtTATGTAAACTaaattccaaaaaataaaaacacaatacacatacacacacacatacacacacacacacacacacaaaacacaaaacacagattcTCACTAAACAGGGATGTGATTCTTCCTGATCAATCAGGAGTTCTGCTTTTTTGACCTGAAATTATGTCCCACCTGAGTCATGCAAATCTGAAAGCAAAGATGTGTGTGAGGTGGTTAGGGTGGTGAACTGCCCTAAGCAGAATTTGCAAAAGGAGATGATTTGAGGACATCAGCGTTATAAGCCCCTCTCATCCAGTTAAACATGGCCTTGACAGGCTGGGTGCCTTAACAGGCTTGGCTGCATGGCTGTATGTAAAGTggtaggctacacacacacacacacacacacacacacacacacacacacacacacagcactccattttattgttttatttattagcattattattatttatttgtatatatgcTGTTCATACAGTTAATAATTAAGCAGAATATTAAACAGTAGATGTGGGTTTATGAAAAAACTACATTcagatggaaagaaaaatacagattttgtaTCTATTAAACTAGTACATTTCTgggaaattaattaattgttactgtgtgtgtttgtgtgtgagcatgtgtgtgtgtgtgtgtgtgtgtgtgtgtggtggtggtggtggtgggggtccTGCACTGCAGaatattttcttgctttttcatCCATTGCCAATCACATGCCTAACCAAAAAGTCTATCACCACTATGTTCCACTCTGGAGTGAGGGGTTATGTCactcttcatttaaaaacttctaagattcatgttgttttgcatatttgtaaTCACACATACATGATGGAACATGATTTAAGAGCTCTGATAAATTGGCTTGGCCCCTTTATTCAGCATAGGAATAATACATTAAGTAATAGAATCATATCAGTAGAGCCTCAACTTTAAATCTAGCAAATCTAGCAATCTAGCAAGCGGCAATGAGCGAGCTCCAAACACTTTGATGAATATTGCCAAATAAGAACCTCAGGGGCTGAGGAAGAACAAGAAAGGGTGAACTGATGAACTGTGATTTCTGCCTCTATCAGAAAACAGAGGATTTGTGGATAATAACAAGCAATATATTAATATTCCAGATGTCATTAATGACCCCATCATGGAGCAAGGAGCTGTGCTTCTCAGAGGGTAAGTTTTACAAAGACCATTACTGAATATTATAATTGTTCCTTTTACTGTTAAAGTGATACtttggattcttacccataGAGTGTTTTGGTCCATTAAATCCATCCCCGTCGCAGGAACAACAGCTTCACTGGGAGTGTACTGCTCcagaatgaatgaagtagatgtAGACTGGGAAAACAAAACGATTTTGAGCAGCAATATAAagctaaaaaatgttttgaaggatgcataacaaaacacatttcgCTTGGTTTCACTTTCGTCGCTCTCTTTAGCCAGCTGGTTCCCAAAATGGCTGGTCTATTTTTAGCCGAAGCACTGCCACTGTATTAACTTGTAGGTTGAAGATGGAAGTGGAACGTGACTGCGTggtgacacagtggcagtgcAAGGGCTGAAAATCGATCTGCCGTTTTGTAAACCAGCTGCCTGAAGCAAACGCTCAAAGTGAAGCTTaaacaaacttgtgtttttgcGCATCCCTTGAAAACGGTTTTTCTGCTTATGATGTGATATTTCTTATGATAGAGTGAACTTAATTCTCTGAACTTTGTTGGATAGTTTCATAAGAAACATAAGAACACAAAAGTTCTTCTTTATTTGTACAGGACTTATAAGCTGCTTGTAGAGCAGCACAATGCACTTCAAGAAAAGTGCTACACACAAAACTAATCTTTGTCAATCCCATGTGGCTGGTTTCTGAACTACAGATATGTGATCAGCTGTATAAATATAGAGGACCCGGGGCGACATGTCTCTCCTGTAGATCTGGGAGGAAGACCAAATGAACAACAGGatccacaaataaaaaaagtggTGGAGCAGATGCTCGAGATCAACAAAGAGTTAAACCGGAATGCTGAGCTCCAGCGGTAAGCTATGCCTTATGCAGAAAAATAACTAGTGGAACACATTGGCCTGAGAGTGAAATTGTACCTACAGTGTGTTATCTTAGGTCCAAGTCAAAGTAGAAAAGATCATTTGCTGACGTTTTTGTATGTGGTTTGTTGGACAGAGCTTTGGTAATCTGTCATCAGCAAAGAGATGACCTTCAATATTGAGCTCCACCAGTAAGCTATGCCCTAGACTTGTGGTTTGCagaaaaactaaacatttttggAGTTTAGTGTTTCTTCTGTTGACAATCTTGGAATACGGTGGGACTCGATCAAAGGCTTTAGTAGGAGCAATGCTCTTTTATTTGACTCTAATCTGCAAGTGATGATTCTCCAAAttacaaatgttaaaaaaggACTTTTTAAATTTAGAATCCACTCTTTTGGCAAACTACTCAGGACAAGTAGTCCTCCAGTGTGAAATGTTCAAACAAGACATCAGCGTTGTTCCTAAACAGTGCTCAGAATTCTTCATTCACagatgagataagataagataagataagataagataaggcTTTATTGTCCCAATGGGAAATTTGTTTTGGACTTTGCAGTGTCTGCataaaaaaaggcaacaagagTAGCTACATACATCCAgacataataaaatacagcagtAGAACAACTGCCTCCATTCAGTTGCACATGCCCATTTACGtcatcatacaaacacacataatacaGTGAGGAGCGACActcaaacaatataaaaataaaagtacaacaatCGCATCTCCACATTTCTGCCTAGGCGGTCTTACGGGCCTTAATAGATAGGGGGACAAAGGACTTTTTGAACCGGTTGTGCTTGCTTAGGGGAATTCTGTACCATCTGCCTGAAGGGAGGAGCTGTTATTCGGGGTATAACAGGGCATCCATATTTACCTGTAACATGTACGTGGCTCCCATCCGTCTTCCCTGtctcactctactgtcactatcaaagaAAAACGAATGTTCTGTAAATATCttaaattttacaatttttttctatattacaaatatgtgttcatgtggaAATCAAATATCATTTGCATTTGGAAGCCTCTGTGTAGCTCTGCAGTGCTGTTGCACAACATGAGTCATTGCCTGGGAGAAGCTACATAAGTAAGTTACTAGCCGCTCAGAGTTGTACAAAAGTGAAAAGTGTAGCTCTTGCATCTGACATTTGCATATTCAGCTCCAATTGGactatgcacgtgtgtgttgtgtttctgtcacaGGACTCATGAAAATGCACTCTGATTGATTGGTTAAGTCATTTTGCCTACATGTCACAAGTGAAACACAgttaatttgcataaatttcaacattttctcaaTTTCCACTGGTCACCACTGGAAATTATTGCTGAATCCCTTTCacttacattgtttttttagtAATAGGTGAGTATGACTGGGATGAGGGAAAGCATATGTATGGTTTCCCTCAGTGTACTGTTGGCCATCCACTGACTACTGCACTGTACTTAGAATACTACAGAAATGACATATGGCAAGGGTATTCAATGAACATTTTAGGATGGTTATGCAAAGTTCCTCCCCAGGAAAGGTCCAAGCCATCATATCTTACTTTTCTTCTGAGTTACAGGCATACATAGATGTAGTATGtgaataggtgtgtgtgtatataagtaTAAAATGTAAGAAAGCACAATTCAAAAACGAGTTCCTCTCCCATCAATTTTCATAGTAGACACAttgtaagaaaaaacaaataagcagGCTTATTcacaaataaaagaatgaaaatgagtTTCCCTTAAAGTGGTAATGATGATATCCTATTGATGAAGAAAATGTGTATTCATCTTCTGTTGTCAGGCTCATCAGCCAGGTTCCTAGCAACTGTGCTCAGGATGTCTTCTTGACGGTGGCCAGGAGCATCTTTACTGATGGCATCAACTGGGGTCGAGTGGTGGCCCTCTTCCATCTGGCCTACAAACTCATCTACAAGGTAACCACCTGGATGCTCCATAAATCAATGTTATAATCTTACATGAGCGCAGTCATGTTGAAGTGGGGTCTGTTATTATAGCTTATTGAAGGCCAATTCTGAGATCTTTGCCCCACTGGAAAGTGGGGGCCTATATATCACTGTGACGGTCAGCTGATTTTTTGTGGATCACATGaattttggtgacaacattGATAGTTTACCTTTTTTGTTTCCAGTTGCCACTAGGACACAAATACCTGAACCTATAGCTCCATGCACACCTccaaataacattttcatttttttttaaactgagattgaaacatttgaaaattaatGTAACCGGGTGTTATATTTGATGTAATAAAATAGATACCCCATCATGTAGGGTTGAAAGAGGTTATTTCTTCACAACCATACAGACGAATTCCCCCTTCCCAGTACAGAAAGGTTAGAGAGCATGTTAGCCACTTGCTGAAAAAGGGAGTCATCCAGGAGAGCTCCAGTGTGTATGCTTACCCTATCATACTTGTGAGGAAAACAAGTGGCCATGCATAAGAGAGACAGTCATAAGACAGCATTTACCACACCGTTTGGTTTGTTTGAGTACGTGAGGATGCCGTTTGGTGTCTGTAATGGGCAAGCAACATTTCAGAGACTTATGTAGGCTACTATGAGTGAACTTGTTTCCCAGTTACTGGTACTCCATTTGGATGATATCATGGTTTACTCTGAGACCTTTTAGCAGCATTTTGATACATTGGAAATTGTCTTTAAGAGACTAGCCCAGACTGGCTTTACAGTAAAACTGCAGAAGAACACCTTCCTCCAGCAATCAGTTGAGGTTCTTGGTCACTAGATGTCAGCAAGGGGTGTCGGAACAGATCCAAGTAAAATCTCTGCTGGTAAAGAGTGGACAGTCCTATACAGTGTCAAGGAGTTTAGGTCATTTTTAGGATCCTGTAGGTACTACAAGAGATTCATTCAGAATTTCTCACAGTTTGCTGGGCCGCTGCATGGCCTAGTCAATCACCGCCACCGTAGCACCGCCACATAAGGCAGGAaagagtttgttttatttatttttctcatgtaaataaataaataaataaagaactcctgttagaaaaatataattatataatccCATCCGGTATAATAATGACCCAATGAACCTGCTGTGGAGTGTATgtcaagttgtttttgtttttgtcgaTCAGCTGATTTGGCAAATTGGTTACAGCTGATTTAAGAGGCACGGAAGTGTCGGGCGCGAGGCGCGCACTTTAACAAAGGAGCCTGGAAGTCTACGGGAGACCAGGTGGATAGCGAAATAAAAGTGTTGGATTATTTCACGTGAAATCGACTTACAGTCGCCGGAGTATCGGATATTGTGCTGGTGAGCGAACGAAGCCGACCGCCCGGTGAGGATGTTCTGATTTAtttaccttttcttttttctaacgGAGACGTCCGTTCAAAGActgttttggatatttaatgtttttttctttaccggactcatttttttttgtagagtgGAATCAGGCAGCAGTTGgcgcttgtgttttttgtgtggagCTGATTTTCTTGCTGTGTGATGATACCTGGACAATGGACAATGAAACGCGGCTGGCATTTCACATATGGACTTTGAGCTGTGCTTGTTATATGTCTTGCCGGTTATGTGTAAGAGTTTACgttttggatttttctttcttttcctgaaAAATACATATACTATATGAACATAGTTCTGTTTCTGTCCTTTGTCTCAGAGTACAGTACGGTACAATCAAACACATCAATTAATTTGTCCATGAGAATTAACCCgtgtattttttgtaattatccCTATTCAGTGAGGTTGATTGTTACAACATGAAGGGAAGTCCGCTAATGTGAATCGTATGTTTAAGTCTGTGTGGACCCCTGAGTGCTGTCAGGCCTTTGAACAGCTGAAAGAGAAGCTCACCTCTGCTCCCATTATGGTTTTTGCTGACTTTACATGCACCTGTATAGTTGAAACAGATGCCAGCCAGTATTATGGGGACACCAAACAAGTGATAGTCTATGCAAGTCACAGACTATGTCCTGCAGAGAAAAAATGACTCTAATTACAGTTGCATGAATTTGGAGTTACTTGCCTTAAAATGGGCGATCACTGAAAAAATCAGGGGGTACTTGCTTGGATCAAAGTTTGTAGTCCTTACTGATAATAACCCCCTCTGCCACCATCAGACAACTAAGTTACGAGCTATAGAACAGCACAGCGGTAGATGGCACAGCTGAGATGCAAACCTGAGTATCTTCCTGAGTTAGCCTATGCTTACATCACCACACATTCCACCAGAGGGTATTCCCCATACAATTTGTTTTTCGGACTACAGCCACATCTCCCTGTAGATGCATTATTAGGGCATGAGCAAGTTTCAGACAGGAACCAGGACTGGTTTTCTGTCCGTCAGGACAGATGAGCAAGCTAGGGAAAAAAGGCATTGGTCAGCATGTCTATTGATGCCACTGACCGCTAGGGAGATATACGATTCAAGATGTGTGGAGCCCTGTAGTTTACAAAGTTGTTGATGCACACTAATATCTCACAAATGTCGCTTTTCcgctagcacc
This region of Myripristis murdjan unplaced genomic scaffold, fMyrMur1.1, whole genome shotgun sequence genomic DNA includes:
- the LOC115356763 gene encoding apoptosis regulator BAX-like; this encodes MADGREEEERGLEQGAVGGEDVINDPIMEQGAVLLRGYVISCINIEDPGRHVSPVDLGGRPNEQQDPQIKKVVEQMLEINKELNRNAELQRLISQVPSNCAQDVFLTVARSIFTDGINWGRVVALFHLAYKLIYKALITNHPENVKIIISWLLQFIRENLHFWIL